The Chloroflexaceae bacterium genome has a segment encoding these proteins:
- a CDS encoding alpha-amylase family glycosyl hydrolase encodes MDDVSADFIFGTMATDARRLAFLKAELSGVSHRYRIEPADPPPGQAVTLRVSLGPAVVADHVTCYFTTDGSEPGGSRGAPAPGSQAVAFERVGSEWNTFLWGYLEEWRATLPPQPAGVIVQYRIEAWSEHHLRSVWAGEIIGSTAGDGAVLGEVGPGDVFLREVGQEFELTFVRGSRTFAYAVDEERTPAWLHDGLIYQVFVDRFNPGGGRPFARPATLMGRYGGTLAGVIERLDYIQSLGASIIWLSPIFPSPSHHGYDATDYYRVEPRLGSLEELRALVAGAHARGMRVLLDYIANHVSDQHPAFQEALRDPHSPARDWFIFTEHPGRYVAFFGVPGMPQVNTDHPVARRMMIDPAVYWLQQGIDGFRLDYTIGPSHAFWTAFRAATRAVRADAISLGEAVDTAEMVRSYYGRLDGCLDFLLLQALRRFFAFGDLKASQFASFLRRHFEAFPPDFAMPSFLDNHDMNRFLWVVRGDTRRLKLAALCQYTLPHPPIIYYGTEVGLSQERDVRHPDGSAHPEESRLPMLWDDAQDADLLAFYRRLGALRRTTARVWRGPRRTVALDDALGHYACLCGDDEAWLVALNNGPLAGRIALPPGRWHVALATGDAEAHGGALWLPAYGGAVLRRGSLDAPGRATP; translated from the coding sequence ATGGACGACGTCTCCGCCGATTTTATCTTCGGCACCATGGCCACCGACGCCCGGCGGCTCGCCTTCCTCAAGGCCGAGTTGTCGGGCGTGAGCCATCGCTACCGCATCGAACCCGCCGACCCCCCGCCGGGGCAGGCGGTGACCCTGCGGGTCAGTCTTGGCCCCGCGGTGGTGGCCGACCACGTGACCTGCTACTTCACCACCGACGGCAGCGAGCCAGGGGGGTCGCGCGGCGCGCCCGCCCCCGGCTCGCAGGCAGTGGCCTTCGAGCGAGTGGGCAGCGAGTGGAACACCTTCCTGTGGGGGTACCTCGAAGAGTGGCGCGCGACCCTTCCGCCGCAGCCCGCGGGCGTCATTGTGCAGTACCGCATTGAAGCCTGGTCCGAGCATCATCTGCGCAGCGTCTGGGCCGGGGAGATTATCGGCAGCACGGCCGGCGATGGCGCGGTGCTGGGGGAAGTAGGGCCAGGGGATGTCTTTCTGCGCGAGGTGGGCCAGGAGTTCGAGTTGACCTTCGTGCGCGGCAGCCGCACCTTCGCCTACGCCGTGGACGAAGAGCGGACCCCGGCCTGGCTCCACGACGGGCTGATCTATCAGGTGTTCGTGGACCGCTTCAACCCCGGCGGCGGGCGCCCGTTCGCCCGCCCGGCGACGCTGATGGGCCGCTACGGCGGCACCCTGGCCGGGGTGATCGAGCGCCTCGACTACATCCAATCGCTCGGCGCCAGCATCATCTGGCTGTCGCCGATCTTCCCCTCGCCCTCGCACCACGGGTACGACGCCACCGACTACTACCGCGTCGAGCCGCGCCTGGGCAGCCTGGAGGAGCTACGCGCCCTGGTAGCCGGGGCCCATGCGCGGGGGATGCGCGTGCTCCTCGACTACATCGCCAACCACGTCTCCGACCAGCATCCTGCCTTCCAGGAGGCGCTGCGCGACCCCCACAGCCCGGCCCGCGACTGGTTCATCTTCACCGAGCACCCCGGCCGGTACGTCGCCTTCTTTGGGGTGCCAGGCATGCCGCAGGTGAACACCGATCACCCCGTGGCGCGGCGCATGATGATTGACCCCGCGGTCTACTGGCTGCAACAGGGCATTGACGGCTTTCGGCTCGACTATACTATTGGCCCCTCCCACGCCTTCTGGACGGCCTTCCGCGCCGCCACGCGGGCCGTTCGCGCCGATGCGATCAGCCTAGGCGAGGCAGTGGATACCGCCGAGATGGTGCGTTCCTACTACGGGCGGCTGGACGGCTGCCTGGATTTCTTGCTGCTCCAGGCGCTGCGCCGCTTCTTTGCCTTCGGCGACCTGAAGGCCAGCCAGTTCGCAAGTTTCCTGCGCCGGCATTTTGAAGCCTTCCCGCCCGATTTCGCGATGCCCAGCTTTCTGGACAACCACGATATGAACCGCTTCCTCTGGGTGGTGCGGGGCGATACGCGCCGGTTGAAGCTGGCGGCCCTCTGCCAGTACACGTTGCCGCATCCGCCGATCATCTATTATGGCACCGAGGTGGGCCTGAGCCAGGAGCGCGACGTGCGCCACCCCGACGGCAGCGCCCACCCCGAGGAGTCGCGGCTGCCGATGCTCTGGGATGATGCCCAGGACGCCGACCTGCTGGCGTTCTACCGGCGGCTCGGCGCGCTGCGGCGCACCACGGCCCGGGTGTGGCGCGGCCCGCGACGCACCGTCGCTCTCGACGATGCCCTGGGACACTACGCCTGCCTGTGCGGTGATGATGAAGCCTGGCTGGTGGCGTTGAACAACGGCCCGCTCGCGGGACGCATCGCCCTGCCGCCGGGGCGCTGGCACGTGGCCCTGGCAACCGGTGACGCTGAGGCGCATGGCGGCGCCCTGTGGCTGCCGGCCTATGGCGGCGCCGTGCTGCGGAGAGGTTCCCTTGATGCGCCGGGCCGGGCGACGCCGTGA
- a CDS encoding ABC transporter permease subunit, with the protein MSSIATRTRKGSTASGRRLRWWQQLIFQALCLFIAATVLFPILWIVSMSLDPRNIARPTELRLIPPGASLDAYRAVLDRPTANPVTFSELALNSLKLAGGVAIFALLIGVSAAYAFSRFKFPGRQYMMIAVLAITVLPAVATIAPLFALLNGIRISSDLLSIALLVAAALVIGFGLMIVVPALRAGTASASVYAVGGVALLLSLALIYTAFAPERDDVFVLRNSLLGVGVAMISGALPFAIWNLKGYLDTIPKELEEAAIIDGASPNQIFFQIVLPLAVPALAVTGFLSFAGGWTEFFLSWQFLTNPRDFTLAMALYNMTGQYAGSVPWSRFAAFSILVSLPVAIVYLLLQRYIVGGLTLGGVKG; encoded by the coding sequence ATGTCTAGCATCGCCACACGGACGCGCAAGGGCAGCACGGCCTCCGGTCGCCGTCTGCGCTGGTGGCAGCAACTGATCTTCCAGGCCCTCTGCCTGTTCATCGCGGCGACGGTGCTCTTCCCGATCCTGTGGATCGTGAGCATGTCGCTCGACCCGCGCAACATCGCCCGGCCCACCGAACTGCGGCTCATCCCTCCCGGCGCCTCGCTCGACGCCTATCGCGCCGTGCTCGACCGGCCCACGGCCAACCCGGTGACCTTTAGCGAACTGGCGCTGAACAGCCTGAAACTGGCCGGAGGCGTGGCGATCTTCGCGCTGCTGATCGGCGTGAGCGCGGCCTACGCCTTCTCGCGCTTCAAGTTTCCGGGGCGGCAGTATATGATGATCGCCGTGCTGGCAATAACCGTGCTGCCGGCAGTGGCGACAATCGCTCCGCTCTTCGCCCTGCTGAATGGCATCCGCATCAGCAGTGACCTGCTGAGCATCGCCCTGCTGGTGGCCGCGGCGCTGGTGATCGGCTTCGGGCTGATGATCGTGGTTCCCGCGCTGCGCGCCGGCACCGCCAGCGCCAGCGTCTACGCCGTTGGCGGCGTGGCCCTGCTCCTCAGCCTGGCGCTGATCTACACGGCCTTCGCCCCGGAACGCGATGACGTCTTCGTGCTGCGCAATTCGCTGCTCGGCGTGGGCGTCGCCATGATCTCAGGCGCGCTGCCCTTCGCCATCTGGAACCTCAAGGGCTACCTCGACACCATCCCCAAAGAGCTTGAGGAGGCGGCGATCATTGACGGGGCCAGCCCCAACCAGATCTTCTTCCAGATCGTCCTGCCCCTGGCCGTGCCCGCCCTGGCCGTCACCGGCTTTCTCAGCTTCGCCGGGGGCTGGACCGAGTTCTTCCTCTCCTGGCAGTTCCTCACCAATCCCAGGGATTTTACGCTGGCAATGGCGCTCTACAATATGACCGGCCAGTACGCCGGCTCGGTGCCCTGGTCGCGCTTCGCCGCCTTCTCCATCCTGGTCTCGCTGCCGGTGGCGATCGTCTACCTGCTGCTGCAACGCTACATCGTCGGCGGCCTGACCCTGGGCGGCGTGAAGGGGTGA
- a CDS encoding sugar ABC transporter permease, translating into MAATKPGMATLKPGAARSALGEAWRQLRIPLVYLIPAALVMALITFYPLAYQVWMSFTDYGVIKEEGKQTLNRFGPDGQPPPNYRPARWVGLKNYSDILTNEPQFVARLGGTFNFWRLLGFNLWWTFSNVAFHVALGILIAVLLNVEGLWGRRIYRALYILPMVLPNIVVAAVWRNMFDDQYGAVNQLLSMFAGVPVNIRWFNQIEPPIPGVPLPLSYYAMLIANIWLGWPFMAIVATGALQSIPREMYEAAAIDGATGPQQFWNITLPLLRPAMVPAAMVGIVTTFNLFHIIYFMSGGGPLGQTEIMVTQAYKLINLQQLFGVAAAFSVIIALVLIPIFLITNRISRATESYDV; encoded by the coding sequence ATGGCAGCGACGAAACCGGGGATGGCCACGCTCAAGCCCGGGGCGGCCCGCTCGGCGCTCGGCGAGGCCTGGCGGCAGTTGCGGATCCCCCTGGTTTATCTGATCCCGGCTGCGCTGGTCATGGCGCTGATCACCTTCTATCCCCTGGCCTACCAGGTGTGGATGTCCTTCACCGACTACGGGGTCATCAAGGAAGAGGGCAAGCAGACCCTCAACCGCTTCGGCCCTGACGGGCAACCCCCGCCCAACTACCGCCCCGCCCGGTGGGTCGGCTTGAAGAATTACAGCGACATCCTCACCAATGAGCCGCAGTTTGTGGCCAGACTGGGCGGCACCTTCAACTTCTGGCGCCTGCTCGGGTTCAATCTCTGGTGGACCTTCTCGAACGTGGCCTTCCACGTGGCCCTGGGCATCCTCATCGCAGTGCTGTTGAACGTGGAGGGACTCTGGGGGCGCAGGATCTACCGCGCGCTGTACATTCTGCCGATGGTGTTGCCGAACATCGTCGTCGCCGCCGTCTGGCGCAACATGTTCGACGACCAGTACGGCGCGGTCAACCAGTTGCTGAGCATGTTCGCGGGCGTGCCGGTGAACATCCGCTGGTTCAACCAGATCGAGCCGCCCATCCCCGGCGTGCCGCTGCCGCTGAGCTACTACGCCATGCTGATCGCCAACATCTGGCTCGGCTGGCCGTTTATGGCCATCGTGGCCACCGGGGCGTTGCAATCCATCCCCAGGGAGATGTACGAGGCCGCCGCAATTGACGGGGCCACCGGTCCACAGCAGTTCTGGAACATCACCCTGCCGTTACTGCGCCCGGCCATGGTGCCGGCGGCGATGGTCGGCATTGTCACCACCTTCAACCTGTTCCATATCATCTACTTCATGAGCGGCGGCGGCCCCCTTGGGCAGACCGAGATCATGGTCACCCAGGCCTACAAGCTGATAAACCTCCAGCAACTCTTTGGCGTGGCCGCGGCTTTCTCGGTTATCATCGCCCTGGTGCTGATCCCGATCTTCCTGATCACCAACCGCATTTCGCGCGCAACGGAGAGCTACGATGTCTAG
- a CDS encoding extracellular solute-binding protein, whose amino-acid sequence MKRISLLVALSALFALILAACGGGAAQPTAAPAPTTAPAPTAAPPTGATTAPPAGGMAIEGTVTLWHAYGTGSNEEETINELIERARAAYPNATINVLQIPFDQIFTKFQNEVTAGGGPDMFVAPNDSLGDQVRAGLLADLSAYIPALQAENVSPVAIDGMSLDGKLYAIPESFKAVALYYNKAKVATPPATTDELLAAVRGGNTLVLNQIVYHNFGWLQAFGGKLMDENGRCVADQAGGVEWFTFLKTLKAEPNVTFSLDTGKADSLFKEGKADMIINGPWQLGDYRETLGENLGVAPMPGATKPAGPLTGVDGFYVNINSPNQAGAVALAMFLTSKDSMKLYVEKAGHVPARTDIEITDPLVAAFAEAAQTGVPRPQIPELSNFWTPFGDAITRVVDGGADPAAAVAEACATMNTANGK is encoded by the coding sequence ATGAAACGCATCAGTTTGCTGGTTGCCCTCAGCGCGCTGTTCGCGCTGATCCTGGCCGCATGCGGCGGCGGCGCCGCTCAGCCGACCGCGGCCCCCGCCCCGACCACGGCCCCCGCCCCGACCGCGGCCCCGCCCACCGGCGCCACGACAGCCCCGCCCGCCGGCGGCATGGCGATCGAGGGAACCGTCACCCTGTGGCACGCCTACGGAACGGGCAGCAACGAGGAAGAAACGATCAACGAGTTGATCGAGCGCGCCCGCGCGGCCTACCCCAACGCGACGATCAACGTCTTGCAGATCCCCTTCGACCAGATCTTCACCAAGTTCCAGAACGAGGTCACCGCGGGCGGCGGCCCCGATATGTTCGTTGCGCCCAACGACAGCCTCGGCGACCAGGTGCGCGCTGGCCTGCTGGCCGACCTGAGCGCCTACATTCCGGCCCTGCAGGCCGAGAATGTCTCGCCGGTGGCGATTGATGGCATGAGCCTCGACGGCAAGCTCTACGCCATCCCCGAGTCGTTCAAGGCCGTGGCGCTCTACTACAACAAGGCGAAGGTCGCCACCCCGCCCGCCACCACCGACGAACTGCTTGCGGCCGTGCGGGGCGGCAACACCCTGGTGCTCAACCAGATCGTTTACCACAACTTCGGCTGGTTGCAGGCCTTCGGCGGCAAGCTGATGGACGAGAACGGCCGGTGCGTCGCCGACCAGGCCGGCGGCGTGGAGTGGTTCACCTTCCTCAAGACGCTGAAGGCCGAACCGAACGTGACCTTCTCGCTCGATACCGGCAAGGCCGACTCGCTCTTCAAGGAGGGCAAGGCCGATATGATCATCAATGGCCCGTGGCAACTCGGCGACTACCGCGAGACGCTGGGCGAGAACCTGGGCGTGGCCCCTATGCCCGGAGCGACCAAGCCGGCCGGCCCCCTTACCGGGGTTGACGGGTTCTATGTGAACATCAACAGCCCTAACCAGGCCGGCGCGGTGGCCCTGGCTATGTTCCTCACCAGCAAAGACTCGATGAAACTGTATGTCGAGAAGGCCGGTCACGTGCCTGCCCGCACCGACATCGAGATCACTGACCCGCTGGTCGCGGCCTTCGCGGAAGCCGCCCAGACCGGCGTGCCTCGCCCGCAGATCCCCGAGTTGAGCAACTTCTGGACGCCCTTCGGCGACGCGATCACCAGGGTTGTGGATGGCGGCGCTGATCCGGCGGCAGCAGTTGCCGAGGCTTGCGCGACGATGAACACCGCTAACGGCAAGTAG
- a CDS encoding MarR family transcriptional regulator: MFHDIYVLLDDGDRRVLRAFNLNPSQFAVLLLLDTEAGWRLTDLSERLLVDKSTITRIVDRLESAGLVRREADADDRRVQRVVLTAQGRERRDQARAAHERSIERRMAALDADEQRQLLALLTRLRDGLQADLVATADPAPASPMERG; this comes from the coding sequence ATGTTTCACGACATCTATGTGTTACTGGACGACGGCGACCGCCGGGTGCTCCGGGCCTTCAACCTCAATCCCTCGCAGTTTGCGGTGCTGCTGCTGCTGGACACTGAGGCGGGCTGGCGCCTGACCGACCTCAGTGAGCGGCTGCTGGTGGACAAAAGCACGATCACGCGCATTGTGGACCGCCTCGAAAGCGCCGGGCTGGTGCGCCGCGAGGCCGACGCCGATGACCGCCGCGTGCAACGGGTGGTGCTGACCGCCCAGGGGCGAGAGAGGCGCGATCAGGCGCGCGCGGCCCACGAGCGCTCAATCGAACGGCGCATGGCCGCCCTCGACGCCGACGAGCAGCGCCAGTTGCTTGCCCTGCTCACCAGGCTGCGAGACGGCTTGCAGGCCGATCTCGTCGCTACGGCGGATCCGGCGCCCGCTTCGCCCATGGAAAGGGGGTGA
- a CDS encoding ATP-binding protein — protein sequence MIQEPLASPPPTTNPARILIADDDATMNSVCARALSAAGYAVVTVAEAEAAITALQTQGPFDLLLADIKMPGRSGLELAQIAREIDPAVAVVIMTGHSTVDTLHASVRRGVADYLTKPFELDELRLAVEQALHKRSLLQQSLRLRTLEELLHSSEAINAILDRNQLALEIIARARAHAPAEAGFLFVAGSDHLPPQVFAEPAGAAIQPAGREAVAQSIRAGRPLPIAGAEPLALFQAAPLTYGLAVPLRAGGEAVGALLLCGAQDEFIAPGASEFLALLANQAGNALRNAQLYSQLDAAYRSLRELDRLKSEFIAIASHELRSPLSIVLGYARMVHDRSSGDLREYAQRLLTGAERIKTIVNDLLQLRDFDRKQTTLNLQRSALDALARQAVERLVPAAQQKGQELSLIPPNQPVILELDREKVLLVIGNLIDNAIKFTPAGGRIQVEVVCWPHEDLAAAIARAVANPTMRRLGEAAPAAWALVRVEDTGIGIPREQQGRIFERFYQVANSLTREHGGAGLGLAIVSDLATLQGGVVWVESEEGRGSTFSFALPLPG from the coding sequence ATGATCCAGGAACCTCTAGCCTCCCCACCGCCGACCACCAATCCAGCCCGCATCCTCATCGCCGATGACGATGCCACAATGAATTCCGTATGCGCCCGGGCCCTGAGCGCCGCAGGCTACGCCGTCGTGACCGTCGCCGAAGCCGAGGCGGCCATCACCGCTCTGCAGACGCAGGGGCCGTTCGATCTGCTGCTGGCCGATATCAAAATGCCCGGGCGCAGCGGTCTGGAACTGGCCCAGATCGCGCGCGAGATTGATCCGGCCGTCGCCGTGGTGATTATGACCGGCCATAGCACCGTTGATACGCTGCATGCGTCGGTGCGTCGCGGCGTCGCCGATTACCTGACCAAGCCCTTCGAGCTTGACGAACTGCGCCTGGCCGTCGAGCAGGCGCTGCACAAACGCAGCCTGCTGCAGCAGAGCCTGCGCCTGCGGACGCTCGAAGAACTGCTCCACAGCAGCGAGGCGATTAACGCCATTCTCGACCGCAACCAGCTCGCGCTGGAGATTATCGCCCGCGCCCGCGCCCACGCCCCCGCCGAGGCCGGCTTTCTCTTCGTCGCCGGATCGGACCATCTGCCGCCCCAGGTCTTCGCCGAACCGGCCGGAGCGGCGATCCAGCCCGCGGGGCGCGAGGCCGTCGCCCAGAGCATTCGCGCCGGCCGCCCGCTGCCCATTGCCGGCGCCGAGCCGCTGGCGCTCTTCCAGGCCGCTCCTCTCACCTACGGCCTGGCCGTGCCCCTCCGCGCCGGCGGCGAAGCCGTTGGCGCACTGCTGCTCTGCGGCGCCCAGGACGAGTTTATCGCCCCCGGCGCCAGCGAGTTCCTGGCCCTGCTAGCCAACCAGGCCGGCAATGCCCTCCGCAACGCCCAACTGTACAGCCAGCTTGACGCGGCCTACCGGAGCCTGCGCGAACTTGATCGGCTCAAGAGCGAGTTTATTGCCATCGCCTCCCACGAACTGCGCAGCCCGCTGTCAATCGTGCTGGGCTACGCCCGGATGGTGCACGATCGCAGCAGCGGCGATCTGCGCGAGTATGCCCAGCGCCTGCTCACCGGAGCCGAACGGATCAAGACCATTGTGAACGATCTGCTGCAACTGCGCGACTTCGACCGCAAACAGACCACCCTGAACCTGCAGCGTTCGGCGCTCGACGCCCTGGCGCGCCAGGCGGTCGAACGGCTCGTCCCCGCTGCGCAGCAGAAGGGCCAGGAGCTGAGCCTGATCCCGCCCAACCAGCCGGTGATCCTCGAACTCGACCGGGAGAAGGTCCTGCTGGTGATCGGCAACCTGATTGATAACGCCATCAAGTTTACGCCTGCGGGGGGACGGATTCAGGTCGAGGTGGTCTGCTGGCCCCACGAAGACCTGGCCGCGGCGATCGCCCGCGCCGTCGCCAACCCCACTATGCGTCGCCTCGGCGAGGCGGCGCCCGCCGCGTGGGCGCTGGTGCGCGTCGAGGATACCGGGATCGGCATTCCGCGGGAGCAGCAGGGCCGCATCTTTGAACGCTTCTACCAGGTGGCCAACTCGCTGACCCGCGAACATGGCGGCGCCGGGCTGGGCCTGGCGATTGTCTCTGATCTGGCCACCCTGCAGGGGGGCGTTGTCTGGGTTGAGAGCGAGGAGGGCCGCGGAAGCACGTTCAGCTTTGCGCTGCCGCTGCCAGGATGA